The Cohnella abietis genome has a segment encoding these proteins:
- a CDS encoding AraC family transcriptional regulator, whose translation MAEEEKGTRDSGIKKHQERKSAGSPGSFPYARMLDKQDALDRLDLQFRWGSYGIRVLRCHLAAFPPGCIINFHKHSEYELHYIAKGKGKVILVDQTYDLHEGLFYLTGPDLVHYQESDLEEPMHELCLHLDIVPLDGTLEDNSWGDVLEANEAQECIAALQRIPAIPFVDRFHAMNGFLDAFRIWEDQPSGFYTLIKQAIVQILLRTTRVFDDPDGKSGMPERDMNFHRYQLATQYIQDNEGLPISLEQVAESISISPRQLQRIFRSEGQTTFSDYLEHVRLTSICSELIHTDRSIEEIALSHGYANPNYLYLVFKSKYEITPTSYRRMHTVDANAKINTIFREKAENHHE comes from the coding sequence ATGGCGGAAGAAGAGAAGGGAACACGAGATAGCGGGATAAAGAAGCATCAGGAGAGAAAGTCAGCCGGAAGTCCCGGCTCCTTTCCTTATGCCCGGATGCTTGATAAGCAAGATGCGCTGGATCGCCTGGATTTGCAATTCCGCTGGGGCTCGTACGGAATTCGTGTGCTGCGCTGTCATCTTGCAGCGTTCCCGCCCGGATGTATTATCAATTTTCATAAGCACTCTGAATACGAATTGCATTATATTGCAAAGGGCAAGGGAAAGGTTATTCTTGTCGATCAAACCTATGATCTTCATGAAGGATTGTTTTATTTAACCGGCCCTGACCTTGTCCATTACCAAGAGTCAGATCTGGAAGAGCCGATGCACGAGCTTTGCTTGCATTTGGATATTGTACCTTTGGACGGAACACTTGAGGACAATAGCTGGGGAGACGTGCTTGAAGCGAATGAGGCTCAGGAATGCATTGCCGCTCTTCAACGCATACCAGCTATCCCTTTTGTCGATCGGTTCCATGCCATGAATGGATTTCTAGATGCGTTTCGTATTTGGGAGGATCAGCCTTCCGGGTTTTATACCTTGATTAAGCAGGCCATCGTTCAAATTCTTCTGCGAACGACTCGCGTATTTGACGATCCGGATGGAAAGTCGGGAATGCCGGAACGAGATATGAATTTTCACCGGTATCAGCTTGCTACGCAATACATTCAAGATAATGAAGGCTTGCCGATTTCCTTAGAGCAGGTTGCCGAATCAATCAGTATTAGTCCGAGGCAGCTGCAACGAATATTTCGTAGCGAAGGGCAGACGACCTTTAGCGATTATTTAGAGCATGTTCGTCTAACTAGTATTTGCTCCGAGCTGATCCACACGGACAGATCGATAGAGGAAATCGCGTTAAGCCATGGGTATGCGAACCCGAACTACTTGTATCTCGTCTTCAAAAGCAAATATGAAATTACGCCTACGAGCTATCGCAGGATGCATACGGTTGATGCTAACGCAAAGATAAATACTATATTCAGAGAGAAGGCAGAGAATCATCATGAGTAA
- a CDS encoding Gfo/Idh/MocA family protein produces MSKTLKIGIIGSGGIAKAHIAAYSKLPFVEIVAVADVIPGKAGQFVESEKLVGAAAYDGHQKLLEQDLDGVSICTPNVSHHITTVDSLRAGKQVLLEKPMSVTFQEALEMTQVAKETGNMLTLGFQPRYDPNMKLLQDIVQSGRLGKVYYAETGGGRRRGMPGGTFISKKLAGAGAMADIGCYSLDMALNAMGYPRPLTVSAFTSNHFGTNSLYHPEASKFEVEDFGVAMVRFENDLVLQFKISWAMHMDTLGATMFLGTDAGLKVTPAGKGPWSGVWDGAVGSISLFHDEYGGHTETPIPLVEHKLNLFDEKVRDFAEAVRDCRPAPIPGEQILIQQAIIDGVLRSAEARREVSIELP; encoded by the coding sequence ATGAGTAAAACGTTGAAAATTGGAATTATTGGTAGTGGCGGCATAGCTAAAGCGCACATAGCTGCTTATAGTAAGCTACCTTTTGTGGAAATCGTCGCAGTTGCAGACGTCATTCCAGGCAAAGCAGGACAATTCGTTGAGTCCGAGAAGCTTGTAGGGGCTGCTGCTTACGATGGGCATCAGAAGCTGTTGGAGCAAGACTTAGATGGAGTAAGCATTTGTACACCTAACGTTTCCCATCACATCACAACAGTAGACTCACTGCGCGCGGGCAAACAGGTATTGTTGGAAAAACCAATGTCTGTCACGTTCCAAGAAGCTTTGGAAATGACGCAGGTGGCGAAAGAGACGGGGAATATGTTAACGCTTGGCTTCCAGCCTCGTTATGATCCGAACATGAAGCTATTACAGGATATTGTACAATCCGGACGACTTGGCAAAGTATACTATGCCGAGACTGGCGGCGGACGTCGCAGAGGGATGCCAGGGGGAACATTCATTAGTAAGAAGCTTGCTGGAGCGGGAGCAATGGCAGACATTGGCTGCTACTCATTGGATATGGCTCTTAACGCGATGGGATACCCTCGTCCGTTAACTGTATCAGCATTTACTTCAAACCATTTCGGCACGAACTCTCTCTATCATCCAGAAGCAAGTAAATTCGAGGTAGAAGATTTCGGAGTAGCTATGGTGAGATTTGAAAATGATTTAGTTCTTCAATTTAAGATTTCATGGGCAATGCATATGGATACTCTGGGTGCAACAATGTTCCTAGGAACCGATGCAGGATTAAAGGTTACTCCAGCTGGTAAAGGTCCATGGTCGGGAGTATGGGACGGAGCAGTCGGCTCGATTAGCTTATTCCATGACGAGTATGGCGGACATACAGAAACGCCAATTCCACTCGTGGAGCATAAGCTTAATCTATTCGATGAGAAGGTTAGAGATTTCGCTGAAGCTGTTCGAGATTGTCGTCCTGCACCAATCCCTGGGGAGCAGATTCTAATACAGCAAGCCATTATTGATGGTGTGCTTCGCTCGGCAGAAGCTCGTCGTGAAGTATCTATTGAATTACCTTGA
- a CDS encoding sensor histidine kinase produces the protein MSIKRRLTFRLITWLLIVGLVLLALAISTLLWTVNQLSRIETGRQFESAGLYQLVRTVESKGNSLQFDEELIDLIRKSGGWLQRIDNNGVVTDAFFTPADVPLSYGPGELMAYTFGMSPFPYHLYLWIQEKDGILHTLIYGFKSHDNSLLEEITIKGTRNGDSILLPLEIQDDLRRSHAWLQIIDQKGTELASFNKPEKAISNFTVQDMALRSFYPDRYGTRLVSQYDKDSSLTWVLNTPLPGSEPGSAPRLDPENRVLIIGIGSFLLGAIILFGIVSYWLGQRFGSPIVHILKWLRFLGEGRYEEPVDARGIVRSQNRRGKRKRKYRVYQDVIDSMNSLSQTLHHNERLRDETEKMRNEWIAGVSHDLKTPLSSIKGYAYLLDNDSYEWTTGEIRSFARIILDKSSHLDDLIDDLALTYRLRNGHGAPSSELVDLNEYTAEAILEATNHPVFKESSVKYIPAKSPIYMILYKPWFQRIVDNLVANALMHNGEDTTLTISIEEKEPNTIILTLKDDGKGMDEETVARLFERYYRGTDTESRTEGSGLGMAITKALVEALGGSIQVITSVGQGTTLIIKWPSVVRSD, from the coding sequence ATGAGCATTAAGAGACGGCTTACTTTTCGCCTGATCACTTGGCTGTTGATAGTCGGCCTCGTCTTGTTAGCGCTAGCCATCAGCACTCTGCTCTGGACAGTAAATCAATTGTCACGCATTGAAACTGGACGCCAATTCGAGAGCGCAGGCTTATATCAATTAGTACGTACCGTTGAGTCTAAAGGAAACAGCCTCCAATTTGATGAAGAGCTTATCGACCTTATTCGTAAAAGTGGGGGATGGCTCCAAAGAATTGATAATAACGGCGTAGTCACTGACGCCTTCTTCACCCCTGCGGATGTACCACTCTCCTATGGTCCAGGTGAATTAATGGCCTATACGTTCGGTATGAGTCCGTTTCCTTACCATCTATACTTGTGGATTCAGGAAAAGGATGGCATTCTGCACACATTGATCTATGGCTTCAAGAGCCATGACAACTCTCTACTTGAGGAGATAACGATCAAGGGCACAAGAAACGGGGATAGCATTCTTCTACCTCTTGAAATTCAAGACGATCTGAGACGCAGCCATGCATGGTTGCAAATCATAGATCAGAAGGGCACAGAGCTTGCATCCTTTAATAAGCCTGAAAAAGCCATTAGCAACTTCACCGTTCAAGACATGGCACTTCGATCCTTTTACCCAGATCGTTATGGTACGAGATTGGTTTCCCAATATGACAAGGATAGCAGTCTAACCTGGGTGCTAAATACGCCATTACCTGGATCAGAGCCAGGCAGTGCGCCACGTCTAGATCCGGAAAATCGCGTGTTAATTATTGGGATCGGAAGCTTTCTGCTTGGAGCCATTATCTTGTTCGGGATCGTATCTTATTGGCTTGGGCAACGATTCGGCTCTCCTATTGTTCATATTCTCAAATGGCTCAGATTTCTAGGGGAAGGCCGCTACGAAGAGCCTGTTGATGCAAGAGGGATCGTCCGCAGCCAGAATCGCAGAGGTAAGAGAAAGCGCAAGTATCGCGTTTACCAGGACGTAATTGATTCTATGAACTCCTTGTCGCAAACCTTACATCACAATGAACGGCTTCGAGATGAAACGGAGAAAATGCGGAATGAATGGATTGCAGGAGTGTCCCACGATTTGAAAACTCCGCTGTCATCTATTAAAGGCTATGCGTATTTGTTAGACAACGATTCCTATGAATGGACGACGGGTGAGATACGATCATTTGCGCGAATAATATTAGACAAGTCCTCTCATTTGGATGATCTAATTGATGATCTTGCGCTAACCTACCGGCTACGGAATGGCCATGGGGCACCGTCCTCAGAGCTGGTGGATCTGAATGAATATACGGCAGAGGCTATCTTAGAAGCAACTAACCATCCAGTCTTTAAAGAAAGCAGTGTCAAATATATTCCGGCAAAATCGCCTATTTATATGATCCTATACAAACCATGGTTTCAGCGGATCGTAGACAACCTAGTTGCTAATGCCTTAATGCATAATGGGGAAGATACTACTCTGACGATATCAATTGAGGAAAAAGAGCCTAATACCATCATTCTAACCCTCAAAGACGATGGCAAAGGTATGGATGAAGAAACCGTAGCTCGATTATTTGAACGGTATTACCGTGGCACGGACACCGAAAGCCGGACAGAAGGCTCTGGACTTGGCATGGCCATAACCAAAGCACTGGTAGAGGCACTAGGTGGGTCGATCCAAGTGATTACCTCTGTAGGCCAAGGAACGACCCTAATTATTAAATGGCCTTCAGTGGTAAGATCGGATTAG
- a CDS encoding response regulator transcription factor, producing the protein MKDIAILLVDDEQAIVKLLETVLHKEGFLNIDKVGTAEEALLACERRSYDIIVLDVTLPNMSGIEACPFIRRLTDAPILFLSARTTDFDKLTGFAVGGDDYVTKPFNPLEIVARIKSLLRRSSKFISAVTPPANGLIDFGRFQIHEASAELRVGGIPVACPTLVFQLLLFLSKNPNRIFTKSELYERVWGDNSISDDNTIMVHIHRIRERIEPDPARPEYLVNVRGLGYKLVKKETAPHEH; encoded by the coding sequence TTGAAAGACATTGCAATTCTTCTAGTAGATGATGAGCAAGCGATTGTTAAGTTATTAGAAACGGTGCTTCATAAAGAAGGTTTCTTAAACATAGACAAAGTAGGAACAGCGGAAGAGGCTTTACTCGCATGCGAACGGAGAAGCTACGACATTATTGTGCTAGATGTAACCCTTCCAAACATGAGCGGTATTGAAGCCTGTCCTTTCATACGCCGACTTACCGATGCCCCAATCTTATTTTTGAGCGCTAGAACAACAGACTTCGATAAATTGACTGGCTTTGCTGTAGGTGGAGATGATTACGTAACAAAGCCGTTTAATCCTCTCGAAATCGTCGCCCGAATCAAATCATTACTACGCCGCTCCAGTAAATTCATATCTGCAGTAACGCCTCCAGCAAATGGCTTAATCGATTTCGGACGCTTTCAGATCCATGAAGCCTCTGCCGAGCTACGTGTAGGTGGGATACCTGTAGCCTGCCCTACTCTTGTCTTCCAGTTGTTGCTGTTTCTCAGCAAAAATCCAAATCGGATATTTACAAAAAGCGAGCTGTACGAAAGGGTATGGGGCGATAACAGTATTAGCGACGATAACACGATCATGGTTCATATTCATCGTATTCGTGAACGCATCGAGCCCGACCCTGCGCGTCCAGAATATTTGGTAAACGTACGAGGACTTGGATACAAGCTTGTGAAGAAGGAGACAGCTCCTCATGAGCATTAA
- a CDS encoding M23 family metallopeptidase: protein MKRLIVVSAVSAILLTGCNSNNSSSERSTPPKTETATATETAIETASEGSTVTKLEVGQIGKALIDGEYDRVYNQTSTAFQESISSAQFREAVVGFSEGVTSWEPNSQLALNGGNYYTYLDQGKKKGLIITMGEEKVIDGLQFKPIESFPESDKAQTKLAYGLPFKGEWYVFWGGEDVLSNYHYEYEGQRYAYDIIKVENGYSYKGDPTKKESYFAYGQEIVATQDGTVVNVVNNLKDNEPGATDAENPAGNMVAIDHGNGEYSIIAHLQEGSIKLKIGDKVSKGDLIGLCGNSGNTSEPHLHYQVSDNKDFFEGKAVRVQWEDGLKVRQGEVVKAK from the coding sequence ATGAAAAGGTTAATCGTAGTATCAGCAGTTTCAGCAATTCTTCTGACGGGCTGTAACAGCAATAATAGTTCAAGTGAGCGGTCAACGCCTCCTAAGACTGAAACCGCAACAGCGACCGAAACAGCAATAGAAACCGCATCGGAGGGATCCACAGTGACGAAGCTTGAAGTGGGACAAATCGGTAAAGCTCTAATCGACGGAGAATATGATCGTGTCTACAATCAGACGAGCACTGCGTTTCAGGAGAGCATATCTTCAGCTCAGTTTCGCGAGGCAGTAGTTGGCTTCAGCGAGGGTGTTACATCATGGGAACCGAATTCGCAGCTGGCGTTAAATGGCGGAAATTATTACACCTATCTTGATCAAGGCAAGAAGAAAGGGCTCATTATTACGATGGGCGAGGAGAAAGTCATTGACGGACTTCAATTTAAGCCGATAGAGAGCTTCCCGGAATCGGATAAAGCTCAGACAAAGCTTGCTTATGGGCTTCCTTTTAAGGGGGAATGGTATGTGTTCTGGGGTGGAGAAGATGTTCTATCCAACTATCACTATGAGTATGAAGGCCAACGCTACGCTTATGACATCATTAAGGTAGAGAATGGCTATTCCTATAAAGGCGACCCAACAAAAAAAGAAAGTTACTTTGCTTATGGGCAAGAAATTGTGGCAACACAGGATGGAACGGTCGTCAATGTGGTTAACAATCTAAAGGATAATGAACCTGGTGCTACAGATGCAGAAAATCCCGCTGGGAACATGGTCGCTATCGATCACGGTAACGGTGAATATAGCATCATAGCACATCTTCAAGAAGGCTCCATCAAGCTCAAAATTGGAGATAAAGTATCTAAGGGAGATCTGATTGGCCTCTGCGGTAATTCAGGTAATACGAGTGAGCCACATCTGCACTATCAGGTATCTGATAATAAGGATTTTTTCGAAGGAAAGGCAGTGAGGGTGCAATGGGAGGATGGCTTGAAGGTTCGTCAAGGAGAAGTAGTTAAAGCTAAATAA
- a CDS encoding pyridoxal phosphate-dependent aminotransferase, with translation MDLLPLRTNIDFYEQRFLMFVLDQMAYEYEQDNKDVIRMTLGKSELPLHPQINAAMAEAINDFSKSSKVFPAGLPELRNRLSEYYLEKYGVHIPSRHFIIGSGTSSIFRNLFQLLLNHEDEVLLPSPYYSLYNFSALLAGAKIRYYLIDEQSMSVDMSSFRANLTPRTKVVVINSPGNPLGNIITKEEMLEIDTLVNGQAVIIHDEIYANMSFDSQPISSVQLENTRSAFITTNAFSKGHRMYARRVGYCIVPEQLIEPLTVIQHHTLLTLDPVVQYGAIAALDLHEEVEVLVGLYRDRRNYTVESFEPVPDVKVLHSNGGFYITLDCSSYIEKQGMADSLELATQIIESTYVAVVPGSDFGMPSSLRLSFSSSKYKEGIDRLVQYFIS, from the coding sequence GTGGATTTGTTGCCATTAAGGACGAATATTGATTTCTACGAGCAGCGATTCCTGATGTTCGTATTAGATCAAATGGCTTACGAGTATGAGCAGGACAATAAAGATGTTATTCGCATGACGCTTGGAAAATCCGAGCTACCGCTCCACCCTCAAATCAATGCGGCGATGGCGGAGGCTATTAACGATTTCAGCAAGAGCTCCAAGGTGTTCCCTGCTGGCCTTCCGGAGCTTCGGAACAGGCTCTCTGAGTATTACTTGGAAAAATACGGGGTTCATATCCCTTCTCGTCATTTCATCATCGGATCAGGTACCAGCTCGATATTTCGTAATCTGTTTCAGCTTCTGCTAAATCATGAGGATGAGGTGCTTCTTCCAAGCCCTTATTATTCGCTTTATAACTTTTCTGCTTTGCTGGCAGGTGCGAAGATTAGGTACTATCTTATTGATGAGCAGAGCATGTCAGTGGATATGTCATCATTTCGCGCAAACCTTACTCCTCGCACGAAGGTGGTCGTTATTAACTCTCCTGGCAATCCGCTAGGTAATATTATTACGAAGGAGGAAATGCTGGAGATCGACACCCTCGTTAACGGACAGGCTGTTATTATTCACGACGAAATATATGCCAATATGAGCTTTGATTCACAGCCTATTTCATCTGTACAGCTTGAGAATACTCGATCTGCCTTTATTACGACGAATGCTTTTTCTAAAGGACATCGTATGTACGCCCGTCGTGTAGGCTATTGTATCGTGCCTGAACAACTGATTGAGCCATTAACGGTTATCCAGCATCATACGTTATTGACACTTGATCCCGTCGTACAATATGGCGCTATAGCGGCTTTGGATCTGCATGAAGAGGTTGAGGTGTTGGTCGGTCTTTATAGGGATCGTCGCAATTATACGGTTGAGAGCTTTGAGCCAGTACCTGATGTAAAGGTGCTCCATTCGAATGGTGGATTTTACATTACTTTGGATTGTTCCTCCTACATAGAGAAGCAGGGAATGGCGGATAGCCTGGAGCTAGCGACTCAAATCATTGAATCTACATATGTGGCAGTCGTGCCGGGATCGGATTTTGGTATGCCAAGCTCACTAAGATTATCTTTCTCTTCGTCTAAGTATAAGGAAGGGATTGACCGTTTGGTTCAATACTTTATTAGCTAG
- a CDS encoding VanW family protein: MARRRNRSYIKFLRARLLLDDLRSLLRGWYFRMTPRKVEVSEQLLQRHVLSEVSVKINWREELKEINYSRIHNMGLGCELVSQVNLRPGEVFSLKRFFRGTTEEQGFQKGPMFMRGRTDYVAGGGTCLISTLLFNAALKANLSILEKHNHSTDLWGEDRFIDLGLDATYVFGRKDLKFKNTHTADILIIAELVREDLMLHCRFISSKPLPYKVSVTTEIVEELRPDDYPDTSASAEARPYRKGWVVMTNRFIKGHDNVERNTYTKRERYKPYLLKTQQ, from the coding sequence ATGGCTAGAAGACGAAATAGATCTTATATTAAATTCTTAAGAGCAAGACTGTTGCTTGATGATTTACGCAGTTTACTGCGGGGCTGGTATTTTCGTATGACACCTCGAAAAGTAGAAGTGTCCGAGCAACTGCTCCAACGGCACGTTCTCTCTGAAGTCAGTGTAAAAATCAATTGGCGCGAGGAGTTAAAGGAGATTAATTACAGTAGAATCCATAACATGGGTCTAGGTTGCGAATTGGTTAGCCAAGTAAACCTGCGGCCAGGCGAGGTTTTCTCATTAAAGCGGTTTTTCCGAGGAACGACGGAGGAGCAGGGGTTTCAGAAGGGGCCTATGTTTATGCGAGGTCGTACCGATTATGTTGCAGGCGGCGGGACCTGTTTAATCAGTACCTTGCTATTTAATGCAGCATTAAAAGCAAACTTAAGCATTCTTGAGAAGCACAATCATAGCACGGACCTGTGGGGCGAGGATCGATTTATTGATTTAGGGTTGGATGCTACATATGTATTCGGCAGAAAGGATTTGAAATTCAAAAATACCCATACAGCGGACATCCTTATCATTGCCGAGCTTGTGAGGGAGGACTTGATGCTGCATTGTCGTTTTATCTCATCGAAGCCTCTGCCCTATAAGGTGTCGGTAACGACCGAAATTGTCGAGGAGCTTCGACCTGATGATTATCCAGATACTTCGGCGAGTGCAGAAGCGCGTCCATATCGTAAGGGCTGGGTTGTCATGACAAATCGATTCATTAAAGGGCATGACAATGTAGAAAGGAACACCTATACGAAGCGAGAAAGGTACAAGCCATATTTACTAAAGACTCAGCAATGA
- a CDS encoding ATP-binding protein, which yields MTKTRKSILITILFIVILTGIRLLWITLQATPEHPHAVQGVLDLRSWDFKENRPLTLDGQWELYPDQLITGQELDDPSLHKISSFIQVPGKWGKALSSSSSESDYGYGSYRLRVLIDQAAGQSFGIYIPSIATSSKLFIDGRPLGRSGQPSSSKETYTSLNNPYSVSFTTDTDEVEIIIQVANYKNPYFGGITQSIKLGSENATNKEAWFSIGMQLTVCIVLLMHVIYVFVLYLIGTRLRALIFFSLLIISMVLLTLLNDDKLLLVWTPLNYDWNIKLGYLSLIGVAVFLLQFILHLLPEYRKIKAFRWYTIISLISALLILCFPVSLTLFLSYKYLFVFILLFPVLVTPALTLHTVLKKEEDAIFLLLGATAITINVGWSTYKAAFWNEMGFYPVDLIVTLLAFAAFWFRRYFRSSEETKILADKLQKTDKLKDDFLANTSHELRNPLHGMVNIAQTVLESEKSSLGEKNTKNLELLINVGRRMSFVLNDLLDIERLKEKGIKLQKTNVRIQAAASGVFDMLRFMTEGKSVTLLNNIPDSFPPVIADENRLIQILFNLLHNAVKFTNEGTISLEAKIINGKAHILIEDSGIGMDHETQQRIFIPYEQGDSGMTSLGNGLGLGLSICKQLVELHGETIWVNSSPDQGSVFTFTLQLSNGSSLEQEINEMITTSPASLVLAETLASSYKDVPTDSISDSKDSLSMEKLSILAVDDDPLNLNILVNVLSPESYTIVTATSGKEALALLDTQEWDLVISDVMMPHMSGYELSQAIRERFSTAELPILLLTARSRSEDIETGFLSGANDYVTKPMDAMELRSRVRALTGLKNSVRQRLRMEAAWLQAQIQPHFLFNTLTAIAALSEIDISRMRSLLQAFGEYLRASFDFKNADQLVPLKHELGLVRSYLYIEKERFEDRLKVNWEVDEKIRLLIPPLSIQPLVENAVRHGIMKRSRGGEITIRINDHEDYAEVVIEDNGVGMSEEIYDYARSGNSDDRSGIGLLNTDRRLKQLYGKGLHIESSPGRGTTICFDVLKRKK from the coding sequence TATGGCTATGGGTCTTATCGGTTGCGCGTACTCATTGATCAAGCTGCGGGACAATCCTTCGGCATATATATTCCAAGCATAGCAACCTCTTCAAAGCTATTCATCGATGGGCGACCGCTGGGCCGATCAGGTCAGCCTTCATCTAGTAAGGAAACGTACACTTCACTGAATAATCCTTACTCGGTTTCTTTTACAACGGATACAGATGAAGTCGAAATCATTATTCAAGTAGCTAACTACAAAAACCCTTACTTCGGTGGAATAACCCAATCGATTAAATTAGGCTCCGAAAATGCTACAAATAAAGAAGCTTGGTTTTCTATAGGAATGCAGCTAACTGTGTGCATTGTTCTTCTGATGCACGTTATTTATGTTTTTGTTCTTTATTTAATAGGAACACGACTAAGAGCACTCATTTTCTTTTCCCTGCTCATTATATCAATGGTTCTCTTGACCTTACTTAACGATGATAAGCTGCTGCTAGTATGGACACCCTTGAACTACGATTGGAATATTAAGCTCGGATACTTATCCCTTATTGGCGTTGCTGTTTTCCTGCTTCAGTTTATCCTGCACTTGCTGCCGGAATATCGTAAAATCAAAGCTTTTCGTTGGTATACCATAATTAGTCTCATAAGCGCACTGCTTATTCTGTGTTTCCCTGTTTCCCTTACTCTGTTCCTTAGCTACAAATACTTGTTTGTATTTATTTTATTATTCCCGGTCCTTGTCACACCTGCTCTCACGCTGCATACGGTTTTGAAGAAAGAAGAAGACGCCATCTTCTTATTGCTAGGTGCAACAGCCATCACAATTAATGTCGGATGGAGCACTTATAAGGCAGCTTTCTGGAATGAAATGGGCTTTTATCCGGTTGATTTGATCGTCACACTCCTTGCATTTGCAGCCTTCTGGTTCAGGCGTTATTTCCGAAGCTCCGAAGAGACGAAGATCCTTGCAGATAAGCTACAAAAGACAGATAAGCTGAAGGACGACTTCTTAGCCAACACTTCTCACGAGCTAAGGAATCCGCTTCACGGCATGGTCAATATCGCACAGACTGTTCTCGAAAGCGAAAAGAGCTCTCTGGGCGAAAAGAACACGAAAAATCTAGAGCTTCTCATTAACGTTGGGCGAAGAATGTCGTTTGTTTTGAATGATTTGCTAGATATTGAGCGCTTGAAGGAGAAAGGTATTAAGCTACAGAAAACAAACGTCCGAATTCAAGCTGCGGCTTCGGGAGTATTTGATATGCTACGTTTTATGACGGAGGGAAAATCAGTCACCCTCTTGAATAACATCCCCGATTCCTTTCCCCCTGTCATAGCAGATGAAAATCGACTTATTCAAATTTTGTTTAATCTGCTCCATAACGCTGTTAAATTCACTAACGAGGGCACTATCTCGCTTGAAGCTAAAATAATAAACGGAAAAGCCCATATTCTCATAGAGGATTCGGGTATTGGCATGGATCATGAGACCCAACAAAGGATTTTTATCCCCTACGAGCAAGGCGACTCTGGGATGACCTCCCTGGGTAACGGGCTTGGTCTAGGCTTAAGCATTTGCAAGCAGCTAGTGGAGCTACATGGTGAAACCATCTGGGTAAACTCTAGCCCTGATCAAGGCTCTGTATTTACCTTTACGTTGCAGCTATCCAATGGTTCTTCTTTGGAGCAAGAAATTAATGAAATGATCACTACGTCACCTGCATCTCTTGTTCTTGCAGAAACGTTGGCTAGTTCTTATAAGGACGTACCTACAGACTCTATCTCTGATTCGAAAGATTCCCTTAGTATGGAAAAGCTTAGCATATTAGCAGTAGATGACGACCCCTTAAATCTGAATATACTTGTTAATGTCCTTTCTCCTGAATCTTACACAATCGTAACCGCAACCAGTGGAAAAGAAGCACTAGCCTTGCTGGATACTCAAGAATGGGACTTGGTTATTTCTGATGTCATGATGCCGCATATGTCTGGATATGAATTGTCGCAAGCTATTCGTGAGCGTTTCTCTACTGCTGAGCTCCCGATTCTACTGCTTACTGCACGCAGCCGATCAGAGGACATTGAGACCGGATTTCTATCGGGGGCTAATGATTATGTTACTAAGCCTATGGATGCGATGGAGCTTAGATCACGAGTTCGCGCACTAACGGGGTTAAAAAATTCTGTTCGGCAGCGGCTTCGCATGGAGGCAGCTTGGCTACAAGCACAAATTCAGCCTCATTTCTTATTTAATACTTTAACTGCTATAGCTGCACTAAGTGAGATTGACATTTCAAGAATGCGTTCATTATTGCAAGCCTTCGGGGAATATCTCCGTGCTAGCTTTGATTTCAAAAATGCAGATCAGCTCGTTCCGCTTAAGCATGAGCTAGGACTTGTTCGTTCCTATCTGTACATTGAGAAAGAACGGTTTGAAGATAGACTTAAAGTAAATTGGGAGGTTGACGAGAAAATCCGTTTACTGATCCCTCCGCTTTCCATCCAGCCTTTGGTCGAGAATGCCGTTCGGCACGGTATCATGAAGCGTTCGCGAGGCGGAGAAATTACGATCCGAATCAATGATCACGAGGATTATGCGGAAGTTGTCATTGAGGACAACGGCGTGGGAATGTCAGAGGAAATATACGATTATGCACGATCGGGTAATAGTGACGATAGATCGGGGATCGGTCTGCTTAATACGGATCGTCGATTAAAACAACTATATGGTAAGGGACTTCACATTGAGAGCTCCCCTGGTCGTGGAACAACGATTTGCTTTGATGTGCTTAAGCGTAAGAAGTAG